One segment of Toxoplasma gondii ME49 chromosome VI, whole genome shotgun sequence DNA contains the following:
- a CDS encoding hypothetical protein (encoded by transcript TGME49_244400) — MASLHTQRKKETLPELRSDAETCVQLSATARTAVSHTPSLQPASNTLGGVLLSRFQRTGGKPSVIYQPGNAPSKYHGGNLSQVEHACRRKEAPRNGGIKQSHEYAQSVSRRADQLSSIPRFVAATASKSGSQSTSHPLSGQKGSLTTGHFALRRHMTTPAHPRVTGGTPAGAIRPSPGTSNQFKCTFCGVTLLTRKYFASSWPEFIMCARCTEVLPTCHVCHRKAARAAYADDICWLPSKFVGKKKPTATGLPDQESSRTGTGGHHRPPGDVGGLNLCSECALLLPVVGDEQVSRLLEVAVAILRAEANISFDDTRVFRPTLLGEPAALCTFGDHRNKSAAFPFPVLAMDVASLKTSMHAKHSIDGGHTTFGRCETLEITETQTNAPRVSRTRAIRRILVAKGLPESVFLAHLAHELMHAFLWCSTEGGQTAPSIDLAVEEGLCNVMAARVLEIRDAQLASIETPTMVDGQSCAYPFAKPSNQKAAEALSHAHGSGMGVSRTSHQQTVNSTEAAANAALIAYERKVIAVRLSLMAEDKDKVYGDGYRAVKKAAEALGIKRALHLVRTQGTSLEVFKRAALGSSTVAQTRSSDGMTCRKGFFNVAE; from the coding sequence ATGGCTTCTTTGCACACGcagcgaaaaaaggagactcTACCCGAGTTGAGAAGCGATGCTGAAACATGCGTTCAGTTGAGTGCCACAGCGAGGACGGCAGTGTCTCACACACCGTCTCTGCAACCGGCATCCAACACACTGGGGGGGGTTCTACTGTCACGGTTTCAGCGAACCGGCGGCAAACCCAGTGTCATTTACCAGCCAGGAAATGCTCCATCCAAATACCATGGAGGTAACTTGAGTCAGGTGGAACATGCGTGCCGAAGGAAGGAGGCACCTCGGAACGGCGGCATCAAACAAAGCCACGAGTATGCTCAAAGTGTCTCGCGGCGAGCAGACCAACTTTCGTCTATCCCGCGTTTCGTAGCAGCGACAGCAAGTAAATCGGGTTCCCAGTCTACCAGTCATCCACTTTCAGGGCAAAAGGGGTCGCTCACTACAGGCCATTTCGCTCTCCGCAGGCACATGACAACTCCTGCGCATCCTCGAGTTACCGGGGGAACCCCTGCGGGAGCAATCCGACCTTCGCCAGGCACCTCGAATCAGTTCAAATGCACCTTCTGCGGGGTGACATTGTTGACGAGAAAGTACTTTGCTTCATCGTGGCCGGAGTTCATTATGTGCGCAAGGTGCACGGAGGTGCTACCCACGTGTCACGTATGCCATCGCAAGGCAGCGCGTGCGGCGTATGCAGACGACATCTGCTGGCTGCCCAGCAAGTTTgtgggaaagaagaagccgacggCCACCGGACTTCCTGATCAGGAAAGTTCCAGGACTGGAACTGGTGGCCACCACAGGCCACCAGGTGACGTTGGGGGTCTCAATCTTTGCAGCGAGTGCGCCTTGCTACTCCCCGTTGTCGGTGACGAGCAAGTCAGTCGACTGCTCGAAGTTGCAGTTGCCATTCTGCGAGCGGAGGCAAACATTTCTTTCGACGATACTCGGGTATTTCGCCCGACCCTATTAGGCGAACCGGCCGCATTGTGTACATTCGGTGATCACCGGAACAAAAGCGCCGCGTTCCCATTTCCTGTTCTTGCGATGGATGTTGCCTCTCTAAAAACGTCGATGCATGCCAAGCATTCAATTGACGGCGGACACACCACCTTTGGACGCTGCGAAACGTTGGAAATCACTGAGACGCAGACAAACGCCCCACGGGTCTCCAGAACCCGAGCAATCAGACGAATTTTAGTGGCTAAGGGGTTGCCAGAGAGTGTTTTCTTAGCGCATTTGGCCCATGAGTTaatgcatgcgttcctcTGGTGCTCAACGGAAGGAGGACAGACTGCACCTTCCATTGACCTCGCTGTCGAAGAGGGCCTGTGCAACGTGATGGCAGCTCGAGTGTTGGAGATCCGAGACGCCCAGTTGGCATCAATAGAAACGCCTACTATGGTGGATGGACAGAGTTGTGCATATCCGTTTGCTAAACCGTCGAACcagaaagcagcagaagctcTGAGCCACGCTCACGGGTCAGGAATGGGGGTCTCACGCACTTCTCATCAGCAGACTGTGAATTCTACAGAGGCGGCAGCTAATGCGGCCCTAATCGCTTACGAAAGGAAGGTCATAGCGGTTCGACTTTCGTTGATGGCTGAGGATAAGGATAAGGTATACGGTGATGGGTATCGAGCTGTCAAGAAGGCTGCGGAGGCACTTGGCATCAAAAGAGCCCTGCATCTGGTGCGTACTCAGGGCACTTCTCTCGAGGTTTTTAAAAGAGCTGCGTTGGGCTCATCGACTGTAGCGCAGACGCGCAGTAGTGATGGTATGACATGTCGAAAGGGCTTCTTCAACGTGGCTGAGTGA
- a CDS encoding hypothetical protein (encoded by transcript TGME49_244420), with protein MGAKKLRASSLEDARAVPLQQLKLLEAQFRREEQSAGRAQTAGVSARCSSDAPPESSSASFRDTTPSASSSSSRPLRAGPKAKGVKKVVKKSNKKSPLEVSSRRPQRTLCQPVGLPSTPQDAPPQYPLSATVPSSSSREAAMHMHMKRLRHLAIQGKKSCGEGRKARDPRFSEACGPLNLRMVSQAYAFLDDMRKAETDTLKAAVATGRSVEKNRPKLSAAEREAAKRELQKRQSQDEARLRRRVEMDIRQSVTKAERTKIAQTAKKPFFLGRRELRKLVSEEMHARRAGGAKRRAKVEERRHKKKLGAERKRDLVPVRRHAEAD; from the coding sequence ATGGGCGCAAAGAAGCTTCGAGCGTCTTCTCTGGAAGATGCTCGGGCTGTGCCTCTGCAGCAACTGAAGCTGCTGGAAGCACAGTTTCGGCGAGAGGAGCAGAGCGCAGGGAGAGCTCAGACGGCTGGTGTCTCTGCCCGTTGCTCTTCAGATGCCCCCCCAGAgtcctcgtctgcttctttccgTGACACGACCCCGTcggcctcctcttcttcttctcgcccgtTACGCGCAGGTCCGAAAGCGAAGGGCGTGAAGAAGGtggtgaagaagagcaacaAAAAATCTCCTTTGGAGGTGTCTTCTCGTCGTCCGCAGCGTACTTTGTGTCAGCCTGTGGGGCTTCCTTCAACTCCGCAGGACGCGCCCCCGCAGTACCCTCTGTCCGCGACTGTGCCgagctcctcttctcgcgaaGCAGCgatgcacatgcacatgaAGCGGCTGCGACACCTGGCTATccagggaaagaagagctgCGGCGAGGGACGAAAGGCGCGAGACCCGCGTTTCAGCGAGGCATGCGGCCCTCTGAATCTGCGGATGGTCAGTCAGGCGTACGCGTTCCTCGACGACATGCGCAAGGCGGAGACAGATACGCTTAAGGCCGCGGTGGCGACGGGACGGAGcgtggagaagaacaggcCGAAGCTGAGTGCGGCAgagcgcgaggcggcgaagcgcgagcttcagaagagacagagtcaGGACGAGGCTCGCCTTCGACGCAGAGTCGAGATGGACATTCGTCAGAGCGTCACCAAGGCTGAACGCACCAAAATCGCGCAAACAGCCAAGAAACCCTTCTTCCTTGGCCGCAGAGAGCTGCGGAAACTCGTTAGCGAagaaatgcatgcgcggcgcGCCGGCGGCGCCAAGCGCAGAGCGAAagtcgaagaaaggagacacaaaaagaAACTTGGAGCAGAGCGAAAGAGGGACCTCGTTCCTGTTCGCAGACATGCAGAGGCTGACTAG
- a CDS encoding pseudouridylate synthase, putative (encoded by transcript TGME49_244430), translating into MIDCCTPPHPTWERSLLLFPCSFLLCFSGAPHPRCSTSPSFPSDVLPALGANRMTWAVRRAVVWAAGRGGRRSRKLGEDVDAKREESVKTFREKTRQKTFPERSVSASNARCRCLTADRPLLSGLAASQAPVQSIVHSPAEHHSRTLRGSRNFSVASCCRRHGCPQPASCSSPLWSRSVSSHSASSHSSLPPSSSQYLLPSLAVRPVSPVSSTSSVSVSPLFSRPLSACRSPFPSSSLSPLSSSFSSPASHRSLASRSLRVPSPWKAFESCLPHQEDNAVSPDFSRRDEILYSPACPRCFSLRSHLRLEDDQSLLSSSAHCLPALLPASASPWRLSSTFQLASLSSPSSASSLCCALSPSRLCLSLIPLASAACSSPSRFLASRTSVAPARQPRVTSSHSVSRPSRVVSSVSPPAVADKAVSLAKLCAEKNLCSRREAENFCVLGLISVDGRPVDSGQRAVYVHPDSHVELLPRAQRIMDTRLTVLLNKPMHYLSCQVDRQMGGGRGKPLCRQLLTPERRWEETGQGERRREVKSNLSPAKCNKLVCAGRLDVDSTGLTVFTQDGRLASQLVGPGKRVSKEYHVEVDLPVSAGALTLLRHGLSLDGLELLPAKVRLLSPLRDAFFSPLPTSTVSISSFPSRSGSRPVSETPAHLCTDFRQGESISSPSLTVSVSSSVAAKEKPGDRRAEDEEADAEVKESEMWVGKTTRLSIELLEGRHRQIRRMCELVGLRVLKIHRIRIGKVSLGNLPQGRWRLLLPHESFV; encoded by the exons atgattgattgctgtacaccgCCCCACCCCACTTGGGAgcgctcgcttcttctgttcccctgttctttcctgctctgtttctctggagcGCCTCATCCACGCTGTTCCACCTCTCCGTCCTTCCCGTCTGACGTTCTGCCTGCTCTTGGCGCCAACAGAATGACGTGGGCGGTGCGGAGAGCCGTCGTCTGGGCAGCAGGACGAggagggcgaagaagcagaaaactgGGTGAAGACGTGGACgcgaaaagggaagaaagtGTGAAGACGTTCCGAGAGAAGACTCGACAAAAAACCTTTCCAGAGAGATCAGTCTCCGCCTCCAATGCACGCTGTAGATGTCTCACAGCTGACCGCCCGCTCTTGAGTGGTCTCGCGGCGTCACAGGCACCTGTACAGTCAATTGTGCACTCGCCTGCAGAACATCATTCTCGGACTTTGCGAGGTTCTCGAAACTTCTCTGTGGCGTCTTGCTGTCGTCGCCACGGCTGTCCACAGCCAGCTTCCTGCAGTTCTCCTCTATGGTCCCGATCAGTCTCTTCTcattctgcttcttcgcactcgagtctcccgccttcttcctcgcagtatcttcttccttctcttgctgTCCGTCCAGTGTCGCCAGTGTCGTCTacgtcttctgtgtctgtttctcctcttttttctcgtcccCTTTCTGCCTGCCgatctccttttccttcgtcttctctttcccctctttcttcttccttttcttctcctgcttcccaCCGGTCTCTCGCGTCGCGGTCGCTCCGAGTGCCTTCGCCGTGGAAGGCTTTTGAAAGTTGCTTGCCGCACCAGGAAGACAATGCAGTGTCTCCGGACTTCTCTCGTCGGGACGAGATTCTTTATTCTCCAGCTTGTCCACGTTGTTTTTCGCTGCGTTCTCATCTTCGTCTGGAGGACGATCaatcgcttctttcttcctctgcacattgccttcctgctctcttGCCGGCTTCTGCCAGCCCGTGGCGTCTCTCCAGCACCTTTCAGCTCGCGTCTTtatcctcgccttcttctgcttcttctctttgctgcgcactgtctccgtctcgcctctgtctttcgcTGATCCCGCTTGCGTCGGCTGCCTGTTCGTCTCCATCGCGGTTTCTAGCGTCGAGAACGTCTGTCGCACCGGCCAGACAACCTCGCGTGACTTCTTCTCACTCCGTTTCCCGTCCGTCGCGCGtggtctcttctgtctcgccgccCGCCGTCGCTGACAAGgcagtctctctcgcgaaGTTGTGTGCGGAGAAGAACCTCTGTTCCcgcagagaagccgagaactTTTGCGTTTTGGGCTTGATTAGCGTCGACGGCCGGCCGGTTGACTCCGGGCAACGCgcagtgtatgtacacccggaCAGCCACGTCGAGCTGCTTCCCCGCGCGCAGCGCATTATGGACACCCGCCTGACGGTGCTGCTGAACAAGCCGATGCACTATCTTTCTTGTCAAGTCGATCGGCAG ATGGGAGGCGGCCGCGGAAAGCCTTTGTGTCGTCAGCTGCTCACTCCAGAGCGTCGctgggaagagacaggccaaggagagcgacgaagagaagttAAAAGCAACTTGTCTCCTGCAAAGTGCAACAAACTGGTCTGTGCGGGCAGGCTCGATGTCGACAGCACAGGCCTGACTGTCTTTACACAG GACGGTCGTCTCGCTTCCCAGCTCGTCGGTCCTGGAAAGCGCGTCAGCAAAGAATACCACGTCGAG GTGGACCTGCCGGTCTCTGCTGGAGCACtaactcttcttcgtcatgGGCTTTCTCTTGATGGTCTGGAACTTCTCCCAGCCAAAGTGCgactgctgtctccgcttcgagatgccttcttctctcctctcccaaCCTCTACGGTGTCtatttcttcgtttccttctcgtaGCGGGTCGCGGCCAGTCTCCGAGACTCCTGCCCACTTGTGCACTGACTTTCGTCAAGGCGAGTCCATTTCCTCCCCCTCGCTGACGGTGTCCGTGTCatcttctgtcgctgccaAAGAGAAGCCTGGGGATAGAAgagcggaagacgaggaggcggatGCAGAAGTTAAAGAAAGCGAAATGTGGGTCGGCAAAACGACGCGTCTTTCCATCGAACTACTCGAgggcagacacagacagatcCGGCGCATGTGTGAACTCGTCGGCCTTCGCGTCTTGAAAATCCACAGAATTCGAATTGGAAAGGTTTCTCTTGGCAACCTTCCTCAAGGGCGATGGAGGCTGCTACTTCCCCACGAATCATTCGTTTGA
- a CDS encoding coatomer epsilon subunit protein (encoded by transcript TGME49_244390): MEEDELSQCRALYYVGFYDMCIARCGVTHVTGTLAQQEKEGMLYACRLMQNRQTQGKVDPSEVQAMSASPNPFLRSLAVYIQFLDTASPQEQLTLYHQLRALMQEQGNTFSVFFAASAAAALGNFSDALQFASQLQLLEMRVLKLQILLLMNRGDLAEEEARQVAAQNDDAPLSKLATALVDTLGGSPQEAYLSLGDIEMLCQTPGLPCVSPLLLNGKAAANIQRREWNTALEDALKAFQQAPQDCDTLVNLICCCRNMKKHQEADFYVERLSAVAPSHPMVVKMRELHAAFANAGVPQNSSPSAAVSF; this comes from the exons atggaagaagacgaacttTCTCAA TGCCGGGCTCTGTATTATGTGGGCTTCTATGACATGTGCATCGCGCGCTGCGGCGTCACACACGTGACGGGGACTCTCGCccaacaagagaaagaaggaatgCTTTACGCCTGTCGGCTCATGCAGAATCGCCAGACGCAGGGCAAGGTGGACCCCAGCGAGGTCCAAGCAATGAGTGCTAGCCCAAATCCGTTCCTGAGAAGTCtcgcggtgtacatacagttCCTGGACACA GCGTCTCCTCAAGAGCAACTGACTCTGTACCACCAACTTCGTGCCTTGATGCAAGAGCAGGGGAAtactttctctgtcttcttcgcagccTCGGCTGCTGCAGCGCTCGGCAATTTCTCAGACGCTCTTCAGTTTGCTTCGCAGCTTCAACTCCTTGAAAT GCGAGTTCTCAAACTTCAGATTCTGCTCCTCATGAACCGCGGAGACttggcagaagaagaagcacgcCAAGTG GCTGCCCAGAATGACGACGCACCTCTCAGCAAGTTGGCAACTGCTCTCGTCGACACAC TTGGAGGGAGTCCCCAGGAGGCGTACCTCTCTTTGGGCGACATCGAGATGCTCTGTCAGACTCCAGGCCTGCCGTGTGtctcgccgcttcttttGAACG GCAAAGCAGCGGCGAACATTCAACGACGGGAGTGGAACACCGCTCTCGAGGATGCGCTCAAGGCTTTCCAGCAG GCTCCGCAAGACTGTGACACTTTGGTCAACTTGATTTGCTGCTGTCGAAACATGAAGAAGCACCAAGAAGCTGATTTCTACGTCGA ACGCCTGAGCGCCGTCGCGCCTTCGCACCCGATGGTCGTCAAAATGCGTGAACTACATGCGGCGTTTGCCAACGCAGGAGTCCCGCAGAACTCGAGTCCTTCAGCAGCAGTTTCTTTCTGA
- a CDS encoding cysteine dioxygenase type i protein (encoded by transcript TGME49_244406), producing MQSITEFAVEGGIYRPLDINSNVSSEEFDSPRENTTAGVETLEELHHHIFRILANTADPHRLARTQRLLERYDGQDWLLWKQRFSQDERQAQSYGRSAVWQHPGCFQLLILTWAPGCCSPVHNHPCERCFLMPLTGEMAEARFWVNEETNECTEICRSTLKTHKAYWIDDSHGWHAVMNLGDVDSVSLHLYIPEIIRCKICTSGFSASWLPLSC from the exons ATGCAGTCGATAACAGAGTTTGCCGTCGAGGGAGGCATCTATCGTCCGCTGGATATCAATTCTAACGTTTCGTCTGAAGAGT TTGATTCACCACGAGAGAACACGACAGCAGGAGTCGAGACCTTAGAAGAACTGCATCATCACATTTTCCGGATACTTGCTAATACAGCAGATCCTCATCGCCTCGCACGGACGCAGCGCCTTCTCGAGCGTTATGATGGACAAG ATTGGCTATTGTGGAAGCAGCGTTTTTCCCAGGACGAAAGGCAGGCTCAATCGTATGGGCGGTCAGCAGTATGGCAGCATCCAGGGTGTTTCCAGCTTCTGATTCTCACGTGGGCCCCGGGGTGTTGTTCCCCCGTTCACAACCACCCATGCGAAAGATGTTTTCTTATGCCACTTACCGGGGAAATGGCCGAGGCACGTTTCTGGGTcaacgaagaaacaaatgA GTGCACGGAGATTTGTCGCTCGACACTGAAGACACACAAGGCGTACTGGATTGACGACTCCCATGGATG GCATGCAGTGATGAATCTCGGCGACGTCGACTCAGTGTCCCTACATCTGTACATTCCCGAGATCATCAG GTGCAAGATT TGCACCAGCGGCTTCTCCGCATCGTGGCTACCGCTCTCTTGTTGA
- a CDS encoding hypothetical protein (encoded by transcript TGME49_244408), with protein MTSRAPKTASKCSEKAWLSGTASLRERRSVRRTQDALTEWRRGSNRKQNRAQVSASSPSMHNSTMVWMAAKTASSTSGAAFLSKPKSASSFFLSDSASAEARFAHDFAQVVRPF; from the exons ATGACCTCGAGAGCTCCAAAGACCGCCAGTAAATGCTCGGAGAAGGCGTGGCTGTCTGGCACCGCGAGCCTACGTGAACGCCGTAGCGTGCGCAGGACTCAAGATGCGCTGACAgaatggagaagaggaagcaatCGAAAGCAAAACAGGGCACAAG TTTCGGCCTCGTCGCCGTCCATGCACAACTCCACAATGGTATGGATGGCAGCCAAGACAGCGTCATCGACAAGCGGTGCAGCATTTCTTTCAAAACCGAAGAGTGCTTcgagtttttttctctccgatTCGGCTTCCGCGGAAGCCCGTTTTGCACACGACTTCGCACAAGTGGTGAGACCCTTCTGA
- a CDS encoding hypothetical protein (encoded by transcript TGME49_244412): MQEAGGGGGEEAEEEGGGDACAEDGKRTELTRTKDCLQKLDEKLLADLFSSASPSFSSRLSPLHSRSPLDETTACQSTLCSQGDEDGAGDEEVHEGGKEKHREAEEESGRGSAEPDDERNKREKQDREPGHKPGGRHGKQAGERGAESSEETRQQQRHRAPLCGFWMHSEVWAFLQAIHLARHFKRPPSDAFPHPAVDDHTQRRLKCEGLVSPSFFPACSSPGSWSFSTPVTGCARCSSGERRVYIFVCSGSPYIRALQEAFTVAGFADTGRIVAVHQNPDSGVMSVECLRAKMRDVQESEREVREARDKENAATRETEREEGQERKAADKGTHEERGDEEGKRRYSFVIVASAGRSGTLGGFDDFLALRQLAHETGSWLHVDGLVGGSFIFPREKPFQVLCAGMGLADSLTWSACAFLTGLGDPASPVAFFCRQDAVPLLLSLGHLPPTPTFAVASSSPSMPSVVEEPFVLRPSQGEEIGCGFPLWCFWKKLGDTGVANRVRQVYLRCRQLSLLLLHFPKRVKPPAFPETPNSRVATEERAYGGMRTSAFGGKQAGERKARRQRDETESEQTHRGENFRVEEDGGEKGRGGAEERDERRRLARASANRTSAGREPRENLTNAQQTREDREEYGEADPEEDEVAFWDDKPGNYDLAHKLEDDTNFLREHEDAVDHLVDAARGILSRDPEAFRRPVAAEKSSGGRGVPTPRMQALGRLEGGLTDSKRGRFAGVSKPLQRDLEAGRKAGTETRDSFYTGAGASWNAEQCRMCDSSGASQLRCNATRCMYTPGAFHVKQMGRAPSFSVSFWWIPPCLRGEVLSRATFSAAACQEIRFFVTLISRLLSLLLERERAGHRSEDHDNAVIKAPKGSLEAVKDSKGSHDGEFRLSSDALSIQLVDDDGASNSAIPDEREEQEWKGCPRRPPLLSVCILDPCVGEGDLAALLCLINRLGMLLIETGKANASERTSRLL, from the exons ATGCAAGAAGCCGGAGGtggaggtggagaagaagccgaggaagagggcgGGGGAGACGCGTGTGCGGAGGACGGCAAACGGACAGAGCTAACGAGGACGAAAGACTGCCTCCAGAAGTTAGACGAAAAGCTGCTGGCCGATCTGTTCAGCTCCGCGTCTCCATCTTTCTCCTCCCGTCTCTCACCTCTCCACTCGCGGTCTCCCCTGGATGAAACAACAGCCTGCCAGAGCACACTGTGCAGCcaaggagacgaagatggcgcgggagatgaagaagtcCACGAGGgtgggaaggagaaacaccgcgaggcagaagaagagagcgggcGGGGCTCGGCCGAGccagacgacgagagaaacaaacgcgagaaacaggACAGAGAGCCAGGACACAAGCCGGGAGGACGACATGGAAAACAAGCGGGAGAACGCGGAGCAGAATCgtcagaagagacaagacaaCAGCAAAGGCACCGTGCCCCGCTGTGTGGATTCTGGATGCACTCCGAGGTGTGGGCCTTCCTTCAAGCCATTCATCTTGCTCGCCACTTCAAGCGTCCTCCCTCGGACGCGTTTCCCCACCCCGCCGTGGACGACCACACACAGCGAAGACTGAAATGCGAAggcctcgtctctccgtccttcttccccgctTGTTCGTCTCCGGGCTCTTGGTCCTTTTCAACCCCTGTGACGGGGTGTGCTCGCTGCTCTTCTGGTGAGCGAAGGGTCTACATCTTCGTCTGCAGCGGATCGCCCTATATTCGGGCTCTCCAGGAAGCCTTCACGGTGGCTGGGTTCGCGGACACCGGGCGCATTGTCGCGGTCCATCAGAACCCAGACTCCGGAGTGATGAGCGTGGAATGCTTGAGAGCGAAGATGAGAGACGtgcaagagagcgagagagaagtgcGCGAAGCACGAGATAAGGAAAACGCagcaacgagagagacagagagagaggaagggcaggagagaaaggcagccGACAAGGGTACgcacgaagagagaggtgacgaagagggaaaacGGAGATATTCGTTCGTCATTGTTGCCTCGGCGGGCCGAAGCGGAACTCTAGGTGGATTTGATGATTTCCTTGCTCTTCGCCAGCTTGCGCATGAAACGGGATCGTGGCTGCACGTCGATGGCCTCGTCGGTGGCTCGTTCATCTTCCCTAGA GAGAAGCCGTTTCAGGTCCTGTGCGCCGGAATGGGCCTGGCGGACTCGCTGACGTGGAGCGCGTGTGCGTTTCTCACAGGGTTGGGCGACCCGGCGTCTCCCGTTGCATTTTTTTGCCGACAAGACGCCGTCccacttcttctttcgctggGGCACTTACCGCCGACACCGACCTTTGCTGTTGCCTCTTCATCGCCGTCGATGCCTTCCGTGGTGGAAGAGCCCTTCGTATTGCGGCCGTCGCAAGGCGAGGAGATCGGGTGCGGGTTTCCGTTGTGGTGTTTCTGGAAGAAGTTGGGAGACACTGGCGTGGCCAACCGAGTGCGCCAGGTGTACCTACGGTGCAGACAgttgtcgcttcttctcttgcatTTTCCCAAACGCGTGAAGCCGCCCGCTTTCCCCGAAACGCCAAACTCCAGAGTCGCGACGGAAGAGCGTGCCTACGGGGGCATGCGTACGTCGGCTTTCGGAGGGAAGCAGgcgggggagagaaaggcgaggaggcagagagacgagacagaaagcgagcAGACACATCGTGGAGAAAACTTCAGGGTGGAGGAAGAtggtggagagaaagggagaggcggggcagaggagagagacgagagaagaagactaGCGAGAGCGAGTGCGAATAGAACGAGCGCAGGAAGAGAACCCAGGGAGAACCTGACGAACGCACAGCAAaccagagaagacagagaagagtaCGGTGAAGCAGATccggaggaagacgaagtaGCCTTTTGGGATGATAAGCCGGGGAACTACGACTTGGCTCATAAACTCGAAGACGACACGAACTTTCTGCGAGAGCACGAAGACGCAGTGGACCATCTTGTAGACGCAGCACGAGGAATTCTGTCGAGGGACCCAGAAGCGTTCCGTCGCCCCGTGGCCGCTGAGAAGAGCTCCGGAGGTAGGGGTGTGCCGACACCTCGAATGCAGGCTTTGGGACGCCTCGAAGGCGGTCTCACGGATTCGAAGCGCGGAAGATTCGCCGGCGTGTCAAAACCACTTCAGCGGGATCTGGAAGCAGGCAGAAAAGCAGGGACAGAGACCCGTGATTCTTTTTACACTGGAGCTGGCGCTTCTTGGAATGCCGAGCAGTGTCGAATGTGTGACTCTTCTGGTGCCTCACAGCTTCGCTGCAACGCCaccaggtgtatgtacactccGGGTGCGTTCCATGTGAAGCAGATGGGGCGCGCACcgagtttctctgtctcattTTGGTGGATTCCGCCCTGTCTGCGGGGAGAAGTGTTGTCGAGGGCCACGTTTTCCGCAGCAGCATGTCAAGAAATTCGATTTTTTGTGACTCTGATttcccgtctcctctctcttcttcttgagCGTGAGCGCGCGGGTCACAGAAGTGAAGATCACGACAACGCCGTCATCAAGGCGCCCAAAGGAAGTTTGGAGGCTGTGAAGGATTCAAAGGGGTCGCACGACGGAGAATTCCGTCTTTCCTCCGATGCGCTGTCCATTCAGCTCGTGGACGATGACGGAGCGAGCAACTCAGCCATtccagacgagagagaagaacaggagtGGAAGGGTTGTCCGCGTCGTCCTCCTTTGCTTTCCGTGTGCATCCTAGACCCGTGTGTTGGCGAAGGAGAcctcgctgctcttctctgtcttaTCAATCGGCTCGGCATGCTCCTGATCGAGACAGGAAAAGCGAATGCAAGTGAAAGGACATCCCGTCTTCTCTAG